A DNA window from Paraburkholderia sp. IMGN_8 contains the following coding sequences:
- a CDS encoding choline ABC transporter substrate-binding protein: protein MKKLFKQVVSSVALLCVATTFTAAAEPQSCTQVNMAGPGWTDIDATNAMTGVLLKALGYRQSVANLSVPITYQGLKKGQIDVFLGNWMPAQAPVVKPFEDEKSIEVVHPNLSNAKFTLAVPDYVAAAGVHSFADLAKNADKFDSKIYGIEPGAPANQNIKKMVDEKAYGLGSWKLVESSETGMLTQVERWVREKKWIVFLAWEPHLMNTKFKLTYLDGGDKYFGPNYGGATVNTVARTGYAEQCPNVGRLFRQLTFNVDLENGVITEVLEKKTGVDVAAADALKRHPELLKSWLEGVNTASGANGLQAVQTALGVK from the coding sequence ATGAAAAAGCTCTTCAAACAGGTGGTATCCAGCGTTGCGTTGCTATGCGTGGCGACCACGTTCACGGCGGCGGCCGAGCCGCAGTCGTGCACCCAAGTCAACATGGCCGGGCCAGGCTGGACAGACATCGATGCGACCAATGCGATGACCGGCGTTCTGTTGAAGGCGCTCGGATACCGGCAGAGCGTCGCGAACCTGTCGGTGCCGATTACTTACCAGGGCTTGAAGAAAGGGCAGATCGACGTGTTTCTCGGCAACTGGATGCCCGCGCAGGCGCCGGTCGTCAAGCCGTTCGAGGACGAGAAGTCGATTGAGGTCGTGCATCCGAATCTGAGCAACGCGAAGTTCACGCTCGCGGTTCCCGACTACGTGGCGGCGGCCGGCGTGCACTCGTTCGCCGATCTCGCGAAGAACGCCGACAAGTTCGATAGCAAGATCTACGGCATCGAGCCGGGCGCGCCGGCCAATCAGAACATCAAGAAGATGGTCGATGAAAAAGCGTACGGGCTCGGCAGCTGGAAGCTGGTCGAGTCGAGCGAGACTGGCATGCTCACCCAGGTCGAACGCTGGGTTCGCGAGAAGAAATGGATCGTGTTCCTCGCGTGGGAGCCACATCTGATGAACACCAAATTCAAGCTGACCTATCTCGACGGCGGCGACAAGTACTTCGGCCCGAACTATGGCGGCGCCACGGTCAATACCGTTGCGCGCACGGGTTACGCCGAACAATGCCCGAATGTCGGCCGCCTGTTCAGGCAACTGACGTTCAACGTCGATCTGGAAAACGGCGTGATCACCGAGGTGCTGGAAAAGAAAACCGGCGTGGACGTGGCCGCCGCCGATGCGCTCAAGCGTCACCCGGAATTACTGAAGTCATGGCTCGAAGGCGTGAACACCGCTAGCGGGGCCAATGGTCTGCAAGCCGTGCAGACCGCACTCGGCGTGAAATAA
- the betC gene encoding choline-sulfatase, protein MLDTKPNILILMADQLTPFALAAYGHRLTKTPNLDRLAKQGVVFESAYCASPLCAPSRFSFLSGKLPSAIGAYDNAAEFPSQTLTFAHYLRAEGYRTILSGKMHFCGADQLHGFEERLTTDIYPADFGWTPDWDNFEARPTWYHNMSSVIDAGPCVRTNQLDFDDEVTFTTRQKLFDIARERHAGKDARPFCMVASLTHPHDPYAIPKKYWDMYRDEDIDMPTHRDSFDEADPHSKRLRHVCEADRTPPTVQQIRNARRAYYGAISYVDDQFGAILEALEQSGLAQDTVIVVTSDHGEMLGERGLWYKMTFFEGGCRVPLIVHAPRKFDAHRVSESVSHLDLLPTLVELARGERPAAWPDSLDGQSLVPHLLGAHGAQGAHRGHDEAIGEYLAEGAIAPIVMLRRGRFKFIHTPADPDQLYDVAADPLERENLAARAEYASRVAAFRDEIAQRWNLVALHNDVLSSQRRRRFHFEATTQGTVASWDWQPRVDASQRYMRNHIDLDTLEAMARFPAVVR, encoded by the coding sequence ATGCTTGACACGAAACCGAATATTCTTATTCTGATGGCCGATCAGCTGACGCCGTTCGCGCTTGCCGCATACGGGCATCGTCTGACGAAAACCCCCAATCTGGATCGGCTGGCGAAGCAGGGCGTCGTGTTCGAATCGGCGTACTGCGCGAGTCCGTTGTGCGCGCCGTCGCGCTTTTCTTTTTTGTCCGGCAAGCTGCCGTCCGCGATCGGCGCCTATGACAATGCAGCAGAATTTCCGTCGCAAACGCTGACGTTCGCGCATTATCTCCGCGCGGAGGGCTATCGCACGATTCTCTCGGGCAAGATGCATTTTTGCGGCGCCGATCAGTTGCACGGTTTCGAGGAACGCCTGACCACCGACATCTATCCCGCCGATTTCGGCTGGACGCCCGACTGGGACAATTTCGAAGCGCGTCCGACGTGGTATCACAACATGAGTTCGGTGATCGACGCCGGTCCCTGCGTACGCACGAACCAGCTTGATTTTGACGACGAAGTCACGTTCACCACGCGTCAGAAGCTCTTCGATATCGCACGCGAACGTCATGCCGGAAAAGATGCGCGACCGTTCTGCATGGTTGCCTCGCTGACGCATCCGCACGACCCGTACGCGATTCCGAAAAAATACTGGGACATGTACCGCGACGAAGACATCGATATGCCCACGCATCGCGATTCGTTCGATGAAGCCGACCCCCATTCAAAGCGCTTGCGCCATGTATGCGAAGCCGACCGCACGCCGCCAACCGTCCAGCAGATCCGCAATGCGCGCCGCGCTTACTACGGCGCGATCTCATACGTCGACGACCAGTTCGGCGCGATCCTCGAAGCGCTCGAGCAGTCGGGGCTCGCTCAGGACACCGTCATTGTGGTGACGTCCGATCATGGCGAGATGCTCGGCGAGCGCGGTCTCTGGTACAAGATGACGTTCTTCGAAGGCGGCTGCCGCGTGCCGCTGATCGTGCATGCGCCCCGGAAGTTCGACGCGCATCGCGTGAGCGAGTCGGTGTCGCATCTCGATCTGCTGCCGACGCTCGTTGAGCTGGCGCGCGGCGAGCGGCCCGCTGCATGGCCCGATTCGCTCGACGGCCAAAGCCTCGTGCCGCATCTGCTCGGCGCACATGGTGCGCAGGGTGCGCATCGCGGCCATGACGAAGCGATCGGCGAATACTTGGCCGAAGGCGCCATCGCGCCGATTGTGATGCTGCGTCGCGGCCGCTTCAAGTTCATTCACACGCCAGCCGATCCGGACCAGCTGTACGACGTCGCCGCCGATCCGCTGGAGCGCGAGAACCTGGCAGCGCGCGCGGAGTACGCATCGCGAGTCGCGGCGTTTCGCGACGAGATCGCCCAGCGCTGGAATCTCGTCGCGCTGCACAACGACGTGCTGAGCAGCCAGCGCCGTCGCCGTTTTCATTTCGAGGCCACGACGCAAGGCACGGTCGCGTCGTGGGACTGGCAACCGCGTGTCGATGCAAGCCAGCGTTATATGCGCAATCACATTGACCTCGATACGCTCGAAGCGATGGCGCGTTTCCCGGCCGTGGTTCGTTAG
- a CDS encoding LysR family transcriptional regulator, giving the protein MPRQDRLPPMQALTMFESAARLASFTAAARELGSTQPAVSQRVVQLEEALGAPLFERGHRGVTLTEDGVRLFEAVRDALDTIRLATAEIRARRTPQTLTLCTDFGFATYWLMPRLSQFKALMPDVDVKIITSQNVFDPSHNQVDIAIAFGDEDADWTARGAVKLFPERVTPVCSPAFLAAHPPLRAPSDLTALPLLHLEPTHPARWLSWADWFAAQGLDAPAAHRGITFNSFTLVAHAAIMGQGVALGWAPLVDELLATGQLVELFDTPVVTERGYLLVTQRAATPVINAFRQWLLGECGLDAE; this is encoded by the coding sequence ATGCCGAGGCAGGATCGCTTGCCGCCGATGCAGGCGTTGACGATGTTCGAATCGGCAGCGCGTCTGGCCAGCTTCACGGCGGCCGCGCGCGAACTGGGCTCGACACAGCCGGCGGTCAGTCAGCGCGTCGTGCAGCTCGAAGAAGCGCTCGGCGCGCCGTTATTCGAACGCGGTCACCGCGGCGTCACGCTCACGGAAGACGGCGTGCGCCTGTTCGAAGCGGTCCGTGACGCGCTCGACACCATTCGCCTCGCCACCGCTGAGATCCGCGCACGGCGCACGCCGCAAACGCTGACGCTCTGCACCGATTTCGGCTTCGCAACCTACTGGCTGATGCCGCGCCTGTCGCAATTCAAGGCGCTGATGCCGGACGTCGACGTCAAGATCATCACGTCGCAGAACGTGTTCGATCCGTCGCACAATCAGGTGGACATTGCGATCGCTTTCGGCGATGAAGATGCGGACTGGACCGCCCGCGGCGCAGTCAAACTGTTTCCGGAGCGCGTCACACCGGTGTGCAGTCCGGCTTTTCTCGCCGCGCATCCGCCGTTGCGCGCGCCGTCCGATCTGACGGCGCTGCCGCTGCTGCATCTTGAACCGACCCATCCGGCACGCTGGCTGTCGTGGGCCGACTGGTTCGCCGCGCAGGGTCTCGACGCGCCGGCCGCGCATCGCGGCATCACATTCAACAGTTTTACGCTGGTCGCGCATGCGGCAATCATGGGCCAGGGTGTCGCGCTCGGGTGGGCGCCTTTAGTCGACGAGCTCCTCGCGACTGGGCAGCTCGTCGAACTGTTCGATACGCCGGTCGTCACCGAACGCGGCTATCTGCTCGTCACGCAGCGCGCGGCCACACCCGTGATCAACGCATTCCGCCAGTGGCTGCTGGGCGAGTGCGGGCTCGATGCCGAATAG